The following DNA comes from Pseudanabaena yagii GIHE-NHR1.
TCACTAGGTGTGCGGTGAGGCTCACGTTTGTGAGGTGAGAAGAAATCAATATCAGTTTTGCCAATGGTCATGCGATCGCCGCTCTTTAGCAAAATTGGGAAGGTAATTCTCTGTCCACGCATGAATGAGCCATTACGACTACCAAAATCTACTAGATAAAAGCTACCTGACTCATTGTTAGTATTGCGAGGTTTAGCTTCGCTCCTCATCGACGAGTCAAAACCATCATTTTTGGACGCTCCAACGATCTGCAATGTGGCGTGATAGCGCGATACCCATTTATCTGTTAATACAATTGAGTTATCATAGCCCCTCCCAATTGTCCAAAAATCTGCGTTGATAAGTGGGATCATCTGTTGCCCCTCATCTGCATGAACGATCAGATAGGGGTGTGGGTGTAGAAGAGTCACTGAACTGTTAGACAACTTTGTTGTGTGCATCTCAATCAATTGCCAATATAACCTATTTATATATTGTGAGACGTGTTTAATAAATTTTGAGTTCCTTTTTCAGATTCATGGCTTTTGCTGACATATTCTGTCACTTGCTGAAACTGAATTTAGATTAGGCAAAATCTACTAATATTCTACCCTTTTTATCGCAATTAGATAACATCGGGATCGCTAGCAGGTTGGAGGTATAAAGACTTATTAGTCTCTATTTGGTCTCTGTGATAGGTAGATCAACGATCGCCACTTCGATAGGATTACTATATACTCCTCATAGAATTAAAAATTGTTATAAATAAAACCAGTCAAAAAATCACTAAAAACAAATCAAGTTGAAAAAATTTAACCTGTTGCACTTTTTTCTCTACATTACAAATCTTAAAAATTCTATGGGTTCTTGTTAAAAAACAATGATTTGGATTGCGATCGCCATACAGTTAACACTTAGTGCAGGATTGCTATGGGCAGCATGGCAGGTCTGGATGTTAAAAAAAGCACTCACTGCTACAGTCAAAACTGTAGATGGTTGGACAGAAGCTTGCCAAAATGGGTTGCAGGTATCTTCGCCAAGTCTTGAGATTGCCCGTGGTGGCGTAGGATCTTTGCGGGAGCAGTATCAGAAGCTGCAAATGCAGTTGGAAAGAATTCGGAAGTTATTGTCTGTGCTTGGACGTGGTGTATCCTTTTTAGGGAGTCGTTGGCAAAAGTCTAGCAAAGGTTCGTCAAACTCCTTAAACAACAAATCAAGTAATAGGTCGTCAGGCAGCAGATCGTCAGGGAGTAAGCATAATGTCAAACGGCGCAGGTAAATTTTTTGGTGGAGTAATCGTGGGTACTGTAATCGGTGCGGCAGTAGGTATTTTATTTGCACCCCGCTCAGGTAAAGAAACTCGTCAGGTTCTAAAGCGATCAGCTAAAGACCTACCCAAACTAGCTGAGGAAGTCAGTGCTAATGTGCAATATCAAGCCGATCGCTTGACTGTGCAGGCTCAACGTACTATTGATGAGGCTCTGATAAGATTGCAAGAGGCGATCGCGACTGGGCAGGAGGCTAGCCGCAAACTCCAAGATGAATTAATTCTCTCGATGGCAAATACATCTAATAACTCATCCATCGAAATAGACGATATTCCAGTTGAAGATGAAGATTAGACAATTAAAGAGCAAGTACTTAGTCAAGCACTTATAAGAAATTATGTCAGAAGCTATCTTCCTACTAGGTTTATCATTTTTATTAGTGGTCGTTTGCCTGACAATTCTTCTGCTCACGGCAATTCCTACATTCCAAGAGTTAGGGAAAGCTGCTAATAGCGTAGTTCGCTTAGCTGATACCTTGACTAGAGAACTACCTGCCACCCTTGAAGCCATTCGTATGACTGGTTTAGAGCTAAGTGAGCTAAGTGATGAACTAAATCAAGGTGCAAAAAGTGCAGGTGAGGCAGTTAAGCAGGTTAATGATGGGATCAAAGGTGTACGCCAGAGTGCATCTAGTGCCACGATCGCTACTAAGAGTGCATTTGCTGGTATTAAGGCTGGTTTAAAATCTTTGGGTCGTCCGCGTCGTCAAAGGCGCTCAGATCCCTATCAAGAAAAAATCCGCAGCAATAATCAATCGATTCGTGATTTAGAAAGCTTTAGCGATGATGAAGATGATGCTTCTAATCAAGGAAGATTAATTACACCCGATGACATCCGTTCTGAGGGGTTTATGGGTGATTTAAATTCAGAAGATTAAAAAAATGAGGGCGTTACGCCCTCATTTTTTTAATGAAATCATTGGTTGCAGCGATCGCAGATACCGCTGACGGTCACTTCATAATTATCAACTTTTAGTCCTGACCGAATTTGCTGGAAGCCTAGTCCTTCAAAGGCATTCCACGCAATATCTTCGATTTCACCACAGCATTTGCATCGGAAGTGGTGATGTGGCTCCACATTGGCATCATAGCGACATACGCCTTGTTCTAATAAGACTTCGCGGACGAGTCCTGCATCTCGCAAAGTTTGCAACGACAGATAAACCGTTGCCTGTGATGAGGTGGGGGCATTTTGGTTGAGATCGTTCAAAATTTGCTCAGCAGTAGGGTGATCTTGGCGATCGAGTAAGTTTGCATAAACGGCAAAGCGTTGTGGCGTGACCCGCAACCCCTTAGATTTCAAAATTTGTACTACCCGATCCGCTTGCTTTTGCATATAAACCTCCTCCTGAGTTTCGCGAAATCCTCTAACTAAGCTCCTACTGACTCAACTTGTCATCTTGAAACTTAGGAAAATTTAGCGATCAATCTTCAAAAATGTCCCAAATAATAGCAATTTAAAATTGATTCAAAAAATAGCTACTCTTGTAATTACTTGTCTAGGTAATATATCACCTCTATCTAGGAATCACAAATTTATTAATATTTTTCAAATAATTAACTAATTATGGCTATTGACTAATTTCTAAATAAGAATTATTCTTAGTTTGTTCAGATAAAGCATTAACTTTAGAGAAAAATATGGCAGTTATCGAAACCGTACCAAGCGTTGTATTTAAGACTCGTGTACGTGATGAGTCCGTAGGTGGGCCTAATCCTTATCGTTGGGAAGACAAAACCACTGGAGATCTTTTTGCTGGTAAAAAAGTAGTAGTTTTCTCTCTCCCTGGTGCATTTACTCCTACCTGCTCCTCCAACCACTTACCTCGCTATGAAGAGCTTTATGATGAATTCAAAGCGCTAGGTGTTGATGCAGTTATTTGTGTATCTGTTAACGATGCTTTCGTAATGTTCAAGTGGGGCAAAGAAATCGGAGCTAAGAATGTATTCTTGCTACCCGATGGTGCTGGCGAATTTACCCGCAAGATGGGTATGTTGGTTGACAAGTCCAACATTGGTTTCGGTCTTCGCTCTTGGCGCTATTCCATGTTCGTAAACGATAGCAAGATTGAGAAGATCTTCGTTGAGCCTGGTTTCTCTGATAACTGCCCAACCGATCCTTTTGAAGTCTCTGACGCTGACACCATGTTGGCTTACTTGAAGGGTGCTGCACCTGCTGGTGTTTCTGCTCCTCGCTTAGCATTTGAAGGTTAAATTAAAGTGTGCGAAGCACACTTTAATTTAACAACACAAGAGAAGTGTGCGTTGCACACTTCTCTATCGTTGATGTAATTTAAAAATGGGGTGGCTATGAAACTCTCTAGCAAAAATCTAAACGAGCGCCTTGATACTGTCTACGATGCGATCGTGGTTGGTGGTGGCATGGGTGGACTATCGGCGGCAATCTATTTGGCTCGCTATGGTCTGAAGTGCCTAATTGTCGAAAAAGGCAAGGGGCGATCGCTATGGATGCAAGATTTACGTAATTATGTCGGACTTGACCCCACCACCCCAGGGCGCGACATTTTAAATCATGGTACAAAGACGGCTGTGGATTGGGGAGCCGATCATTTGCGTGGCTATGTCGAAGAAGTCGTCGATGAAGGCGAAACCTTTGCCGTGAAAGTAAAAGTTGGCAAAACTAACAGTATTTATCCTATATTTCGTAGCAAGTATTTAATTGCCGCTTCAGGAATTATCGACAATTTGCCCCAATTAGAAGATATGCAAAATGTCTATGATTATGCAGGCTATACGCTTCATGTCTGCATGATCTGCGATGGTTTTGATATGTGGGATCAGAAAGCTGTGTTAATCGCGAATACAGAAGGACAAATTGGTGCTGCCTTTGTCTTAAACTGGTTCACTCCCTATATTTCTGTCTTGACTCACGGATTATGTGAAGTTAGCGATAAAACAAAACAGAAGCTTGCAGAGCATGGCTATCCCTTGTACGAAGCCCCGATCGCTAAATTCCACGGTGAAAATCATCAACTCAGTGGTGTAGAACTTACCGACGGCACAATTGTGGAAGCAACCACTGGCTTAGTGGGTATGGGTTCGATTTACCACAATCAATACCTCAAGGGCATTGAAGGGTTGGAATATGATGGGCAGAATCTTGTGACTAATGATATGTGCAAGACTAGCCACGATCGCATTTTTGCCCTTGGCGATTTGAAGAGAGGCTTGAATCAAGTTTCGATCGCTGTAGCGGATGGAACTTTAGCCGCAACTCAAATTTGGCGAAATATCCGCCGTGCTAGTCCTCCTCGCAAATGGGAAGAAAATATCAAAGTTCCTGCTACTTTGACCTAATGGAATGCGGCGCAAAGCGCCGCATTCCATTTTTTAATTAATTTGTTCTGAACTCACTTGGTCGTTTGCTTCTTCATCAAGATCGATAATCTGTCCATTAAAGAATTCTGCCATATTCCTCACAATCCTCTCTTCTTCCGATAAAACAGCAAATCCTCTGGGTTGTGTCGGCGCAGGAGGTTCGGGTTGATTTGTAGATGAGTTTATCGACGGCATTGGTGGAGCGATCGCTGTAGCAGGCTGAATGACTGGATTGGGGGATGGTACTTGTGAATTTTGGCTTGGTGGGGGAGGTGAGATCGCTGGCGAGTGGGGTAAAGGTGCAGGAACTTGTACCTGTGTTTGTTCTGATGGAGAAGGAGATGCAATAAACTTAAACATCACCTTAATTGGGCGTTTCAGCAATTGAGAGCAAGCATTTTCTAGCTCAGGACGCTTTTGAACAGCAATATTTTTAGTGGTTTCATCACGCTTACCGCCTAAACCGATTTTGACGCTATTGGTATCAACTTCTAAGAAGCGAGCTTCCATTTGCACAAAGATTGCTCTCGTTGGTGATGGCAACATTGGCAAAAGGTTTTGCCATAGTTGATCAAGGTCATATCCCACTGAAGCAAAATCATTTAGATCGTCATTTCGAGAAGAAATTGGAGCTTCGACATTTGGCAAAGAGATAGAAGCAGGGATAGATGTTTCAGGGCTATTTTTTGTAACAGGCTGTTCAATAGGAAGATGGGAAATCGTCTCTGGAGCAACAGATGGTAAATCTTGTTTTGGGTTGGATGATGCCTGTGGAATGGGATTCTGTTTAGTCAGTTGAGAGATAGGTTGTGGGCTAATATTGCGTGGAGGAGTAGCCTGAGATGTAAATGTGTTTGATGATTGCGGATGAGATAGCGCGATCGCGCCTTGTGCAGAAGGTAATAAACCCATCAAGGTCACTTCTAACCACAAACGTGGTTGGGTGGAGTTACGAATTTGTAATTCTGCCGATCGCAAATGCTGCTGACCAAGCAAGATATTGGGAGTTGGCAAGGTCTGAGCTAGCTGTACTAGGCGTTCCCAGCCTGAACTGGTCATTGCTACGAGATCACTGCGATCGCTGGCGGTTTTCGCAATTAATAAATCCCGATACACATTCGCCAAGTTCTGCAACACGATCAAGGGTTCACGTCCCCGATCCATAATCCGCCGCACATAGTCAATTAATTGCGTGGAATGATCTGTGGCGATCGCTTCAATTAATGACAGCAAATCCTGTTCTGGTACAGAGCCAACTAAATCCCAAACTGCCTCAACCGTAATCTCTCCATCTAATAAACTCAACTGGTCAAGTAGAGATTCGGCATCACGTAGTCCTCCCTGTGCAATTTGGGCAACGAGAGTGAGGGCTTCAATATGAATATTAATGTTCTCATTGGCGGCGATCTTCCCTAAATGCTTGACCATCGAATCAAGGGGAATTCGCCGAAAGTCAAAACGCTGACAACGCGAAATAATTGTCGGTAATACGCGCTGCGGGTCGGTTGTAGCAAGTATAAAGGTAACGCGATCGGGGGGTTCTTCTAAGGTTTTCAGTAATGCATTAAATGCTGCTGTGCTCAACATATGACAGTTATGAACTAGCAGCCCATTAGCGACAAAGTTATGATTGTCTTCTACTTCAATGTCATAAACTGGCTCATCACCAACGACTGTTACAGATTCTACCCTCTCCAAATTTGTACTCCATTGAGGGGATAGAGTATTGCTGTAGATCTGACAGCCATTTTCTACTGGCATTTGCCCCCATGCAAATGTAGTTATAGGTTTTAGTTCCTCTTGTGTAGGACTGAACTTTAGCTGCATATCCGATTGACTGCAACCAAGATTCAATAAGTTGATTTTCTTCCCAAGAATATCCTTCTGTAGATAAGTGAATGGTTGGACTTCCCTCTGGGGTGAGCATAAGCGCTCCATCATCCATATACCACCATGCCAAACCTTCAGGAGTAATTTGCTCAAGCCATTCCATAGAAACGTTTTTGGTAGTTCCTGTGGACTTAACCACATCAAATACGGTATTGAGTTGGGGATGGCACATGGTGCTGCTACAGACTGAGATATCCCCATAGCCATCATTCTTGGCAATACGGAAATTTGGGCGTAATTCTGACAATCTACTAATTTTGTATTCCAGCCACTCTTTTTGTTTATAACCGTGTGTCCAAGCAATTCTTGGGAATCGACTATGCTTATTTGGGTAGGTAATGGCAGCATCTCCCAATAATGTGCCATAGATGAGTCCCAGTATTTCAACGGAGATTGTTCCTGCTGCTGCACGATAATTGTCTGTGCGGCGTTCCCAGATTCCGTGACTTTTTTTGTAGGGATGTCGCTTCCAGTAGGACAAGATGCTCTGTAATCCTCTACCTTTTTGAAGTAAGAATTGAGGGACTTCAAGCCTTTCCCCGCATCCACAGGCGCAGGGGACAATATGTTCATCCCAACTTTGATATTGCTTGCTGCTGTCCATCCTGATTCTGTTCTAATTAAATGATTACCTGTACATTGAAGCGATCGCTGATTGGTTTTAATAATTAACGTAGGTTTTACGCCACGATCTAGCCAACGTAAAACCTTTTTGTATTCCCATGTTGACAAAAACTCGTTATAGCTAAGTACCTGCTTCCCCAACAGATCTTGATTGTCAATACGCATTAAACCTGTATCGGTCTGGACAAGGGTATCGCCCGTCAAACATTCGTCAATAATATAAACCTTAAACCGAGCCTTAACTGGCGCAAATTGGGCGCGTTCGATTAATTCGCGAATATTATCGACACCCGTATTACTTGCTGCGTCGATTTCGGTAATATCTAGGGCGTTGCCATTTGCAATACTATGGCATAGCTCACACTTGCCGCAGGGATGAGGAGTAGGACTATCAGAGCTTAGGCAATTGAGCGACTTTGCCATGATCCGCGCACTCGATGTTTTGCCAGTCCCCCTTGCGCCTGTAAATAAGTATGCAGGAGCGATGCGCTTAGTATTTAAGGCATTGGTTAGGGTATGCGCGATCGCTTCTTGTCCGACGAGGTCGGCAAAGATCTGCGGGCGATATTTGTGGTGGAGTGGCTCATAGCCCATAGGAACACGGGGATGCTCAAGCGCTAGTCAAATATGCAAGTATACCATTTGATTTAGGACAGTTATACTTGTTGACAGTTTAAGTGCTAGTAATTATGACAGCACCAACACCAGAGGAAAATAGTCGGAATTTAGGGTCTGCAACTCAGTCTCGGCAACAGTTGCGACATGAAAGGGTTCAAAAGGTCGTCAAGGGATTGGGGATTGGCGCTGGTGGGTCTGAACTTTTGGGGATGGGTTGGTTAATTTTTTTGGGTCAGCCGAATTAAGTATTAATATTAATGTTTACCTTAAATTGTTCTAATGCTTGCCGAATTTCTATAGCGATCACATTTTCTAATTCGCTTGTGTCAGCATGGCGATCGCTAGTAGACTTCATCGTGAGTACCAATATCAAGTAGAACTATTACTTCTGTCTGTTCTTCAGAAATTTCTATAGTAAATAAAATTCTACAGTCATAGCCACAGGAACAGGCTTTTAATCCTGCTAATTTTCCTTGCAGTGAATGGGTACTTAACTGGGTTGCAAAAACGTCCTCTTTCATCAATTGTAATATTTGAATTAGTCTTGGTTCAAGCTGAGAATTACGCTTGACAAATTTCCGAAATGCTCGTTTGAATTTTGGCGTTAAAACTAGTTCTCTCATTCTTCTGCCAAAGTTGCTTTTAGTTCAGAAATGATTTCTTCTATGGGTTGAGGTTTTAACTCTCCACGATGAAAGGCAGCGATCGCTTCTTTGGCATCTTGAGCAATTTCCTCTCGACGAGCTTCAATCATTTGATTCTTAACAATTTCTAAAAGCATTTCTCTTTGCTCAATTGAAAGCTGATTAACTGTTAAAATTGCTTCTTCTAATGTAACCATTTTAGATCTCCTAATAGGTTTAAACGTCTTGATTATAGCCAAACCTCAAATTTTTTGCTCTTTTTCCTTTCTACTTTTTCCTTATCATCTCTCTCCTTCCACTATTTTAATCTCTTCTTCTGTCAACCCATAAAGTTGATAAACTAAAGCATTAATTGCCTTTTCTAATTCGCTTGTATCAGCGTGGCGATCGCCTTTTTTGACCGTTCATAATTAAATCGGTAAGTATCTTAATCGAATTGAAACATCGCTTACAGAGATGATTACACCATTTGTAAGTTCTGTGGCATAGTCATTAATGATTGCTAACAAATGACGGTTAACGACTTCTCTGCTTACATTTCCTAGACGAAATAAAATAACACTGGGTAAGCTTTCGCCGCTAATTGCTAATAGTTGGGCAAAGTCTAAATCTACAGTAAGTAATATTCGTTCCTCTTGGCGAGCTTTTTCTAAAATATTGGGATCTGTCATCTTTTCTAGATTCTCTTCAATCAGGTGGATTGCGTCATAGCCTTGTTCTCTCAAAAGTGCAATTGTGCGGGGAGAGATGCCCATATCACCTAAGAATTTCATACTGCTTGGGGGATTTGCCAAAAGATGACTCGCTCTTGAGTGAGCCAAGCGGCATATCTAAGCGCTTGCTGAATGTCTTCTGGTTCGAGATAGGGATAGTCTTCAATTATTTCGGCTGTTGATAAGCCGTTGGCGATGAGGTTGATGACTACTGATACGGGTATCCGCATTCCGCGAATGCAAGCTTGACCTGCCATAATTTTGGGGTCAAAGGTTATGCGATCTAGTCCTGCTATTGTTTTCATTGTTTTTTACCTTTTACTCTATTTAAATTGCTGTGTATTCTTGTTCTGTTATTTCAAATTCTGGGTCGATGATTTTTACTTCTTCATAGGTGAGTTGATAGAGTTTATAAACTAAGCGATCGCACTTCTTTTCTAATTCGCTCGTATCAGCATGGCGATCGCCTTACAGTTGACAGTTTTATATCGATGGTAATTTGATTCTAATGAATTGTTTTTCTATAGTCTCAAATTGAGAGAGATGATTATGTATGGCTTGGGCAATTTTTTCCCAGTTGGTGCTACTTCGACTAATCACGATGCCTTTATGTTGAGGTGTTTGTGCGTGTAAACGAATAAAATCCCGACGATTCATGGTTAAGATGGCTCGATTGGGGCTAATGGCATAGTGCAGGACTTCAGGGTCGGGTATTTTTTGTTCTGCTTTTCCTGCGTCTTGTACGGTCAGAATGTCATACCCTAAAGCACGCAAAATTTTGACGACAGGCAATGGGAATTGCTCATCTGCATAGAGTTTGAACATTGCCTAATCTGCCTCGTTTTCAAGGATTGCTGTGGCAATTTCTTGGGGATGGCTTTCGGCGTATATCCAAGCATTTGCTAGATCAACGGCGTTTAGGGTTGGATATGCTTCTAATATTTTTGCGTCACTAAGCCCTTGTTGTTGGTAGCTGACTAATAGCCAAACGGGGATTCTGGTGTTACGGATACAGGCATCACCGCCACATACGTTTAATGTTTTCTCAATGCCGTGCCAACTATTTAATAAGCTATTAAGGATTAGTTGAATTGCTTGGGATTTTTCTGTGGGTGAGAGTGCGAGTAGTTGAGGTTCTAGTTCTTTAAGTGTCATAGTTTTTTAATTGGATATTTATAAAGTTACTCTAATTTTTCCTTTTTCCTTTCTACTTTTTCCTTGTCACCTCTCTCCTTCTACTATTTTAATCTCTTCTTCTGTCAACCCATAAAGTTGATAAACTAGAGCGTCGATCGCATTTTCTTCTTTTACCGTATCAGCATGGCGATCGCCTTACTCGTCTTGTAGCTTTTCTAAGTCGGCTAAATCTTGTAGTCGCCCAGAGGCTAATTTATTTTTTTTGAGGTTGTCAAGATTAATAATTGTATAAACTCTTTGAAATCTTGGTTGAGCATTGTATTTATATTGGTGATATTCTTGGCGGATTTGTTCGAGTGCTTCTAGGCGTTTTTGGGGTGTTTGCTTTTGCCAGTAGTGGAAATCGCTGGTTTGTTTTTTGAGTGAGACTTTATTAATAACTTTTTCCATAGTTTTTTATCTTGTTTTAATTGCTGTGTATTCTTATTCTGTGAGTTCAAATTCTGGATCAATAATTTTTACTTCGTCATAGGTGAGTTGATAGAGTTTGTAAACTAAGCGATCAATCACCTTTTTTAAATCGCTTGTATCAGCAATAGATTTTTATTCTACGTCTGATTGTCAGGATGCAACAAAGGTAAAAGCAATGTATTTTCTATTTTCTGTCTAACTTCACGACTAACATTACAATCACTCTTCATGCATTCCACTAAAAGTTGATTGGCTTTATAGTAATTGTTTAATTTTTGTTCTTGTTCTTCTGTAAATTTCCACTCATGTCCAATATTGTAATACTGAATAATTAATAAACGCAGCTTTTCAGTCCATTCTTGAGCATTAGTTAACCACCAAGAGTTAAAAGAATCTAAATTTTGATTCGGATCAGGCATTAAATCTCTTAGATCTTGTAGGCACTGATATTCTCTATCTCCTTTAATTGTCTTTGTATATTTAAGAATATGATCAAATGCAGTTTGCAATTCTCTTTCTAGATTAAGCTGAATATAGTTGATAAGGTCAAGACTTTCATCGTAATGTAATGAGTCAAAAAGCTTTAGCATAGTGATAACATCATTGTCTTCCCTACTTATGAAAGATAGATCACCTTTCCTAAGAAGTTCACGGTTAACAAGTAATATCATATATGTTTCTATCGTTCTAAAAAGGTCAAATTCGTATTTTTGATTAATATTTTTTATATTGAAATGTTGAATCTTCTTTTTGCGCGTAATATTTCTATCTATATTAGAAGAAAGATCAAGATCAAGTGCAAGTTCTCTACTCATTTCATATTGCTTCTCACCAGCGAATGTAAAGCTAATACTGAAAGAAAAACAATAAAATGACAAGTAGTAAGCTCGAATTGCTTCAAGTTTATAGGGAGATGTCACTGCTATAGACTTTTCATTAACCCAGTGCAAAAAGCTTTGTAACTTCTCATCCTCTGCCAATAAATTATCAATTGCTATCTTCATTTTTAATAACAAATGATTAGCACTACGTTGAGGTGACATTTCTACTGTTAACAAAAATACCTCACGCCACTTTTTATCAAATAAGTGTGAAACTAGCTCTTCCAAAATCTCTGGCGAAGACTGTTGCACTCGTACAATCTCATACGCTGTAAAATATTCATGAAATGTGAGGTGAGAAAAAGAGTAAACCCCATCAAACCTTTCCGTTAATAGTCCATGTTGTGATTCTATTGAAGTTACAATTTTACGCCCATTTGCTAATAATGCCTCACGATCTCCAATTACATCTCTTAAGTCTTTAATCTAAGTACAGGACAAAAATTTAATGGAGTTAAAGAAGGCTTGAGAATTGAGATGTAAGTCAAAGATGATGTGACGAAGGAAATCAAAACCAAGGCGAAAAATGCTTTTAGGAAGACGACCGTGTTTTTTAGGCTTGAGGGGATTTAGTTGAGCCAACCAAAGCCCAGAAGAAAAAGCCCAACATAAAGCCAGAGTAAGCAAAGCAATTAGTTTGGAAAGACGTTCAGGATCTTGAAGATGAGTGGACTCCAAACAAAAGCCACGGGTTTTAAAGCACCCGAATAAAGTCTCAATAGCCCAACGCTTAGCATAGTCAGCAATAGCCGTATCAGGGTCATGAGTCGTCGCGACAATTAATAAATCGCCATCATCAAGACGCATAGCGGCTATACGAAGCCAATGGTTCCAAACCTTTCTGGGCTTGGACAATACTTTGGACTGACCAACTTGGAGGTCTTGAAAACAAATGTCGGCACGCAGTTTTTTCTGCCCGTCATTGAGCAAAGTATTTTTACGAATGCGGATACGAAAACGGTTACATGGTTCACACAACAAGTAATCTAACCAATCCTCACCGACAAACTCTCGGTCTGCACTCAAAAAGTCGATTTTGCGGTCTCCAAATATTTCCAGAAATCGATTACACAATTCACAGCGCTCACGGGTGTTTGAGTTACCTTTTTTGTCCAGCATCATCCATACCAACGGGAATGCAATACCGTAATGCACTATTCCCAATGTCAGCACATTAAACACGGTTTTACCGAATTCCCAATCGGTGCGGTCGATAGAAATTACCCAAGGTTCGGGGATTTGCATGACTTTGACGACCATGAGTGCGATCTTTTCATAGTCCACTTCAAAGTCTCGAAAAAATCTCTGTAACCTCTTATAGTGTGATTCGACTTTGGCATAACCACTAAATCCTGTGGCAATTTCAGCTAGGTTTACTGTCTTTACTCGCATTAGCGCGATCAAGAACATGGACACAAAGGCTAGTCTTGCTCTATTCCATTGCAGATGTTGCTGCAACTTTTCTCGGAATAGGTTAATCTCTTTCATAGGGGTTTTATTTACGATGTGGTTATCTTTTATAAAACCCCTCCCTGCCTACTTTTGCAACTTTTTGTCCTGTACTAAGGTCTTTAATGTAAGTAGCAATAGAATTAGCAGCACGATCTCGTGAAAATAATAGTAGCTCTTCCTGAAAAGTCTCAAAAGCTAACAGGCTTAACATTTCTTCCTTTCGTTGAGTTGAAAGCCCTTTGTAAACTGCATCCCGCTCTTTCTCTCGGCTACTATCCCAGCGCTCCATTAGGAGGTCAATACCTTTTTCATAAAGTAGTGCACGATTTTCATAGAAATCATTCCTGTCTTCAAAAATTAAACATAAGAACGTTAACAACAAAGGATTTGAAGCTTGATGTTTAATTCGAGGACGTTCTTCTAATTTCGCAAAAAACTTTGAGATTCTCTCTTTGTCTTGCTCAAACCATTTTGAGACAAAAGATTGTATTTGCCATTTATCAAATTCAGCAACTTGAACCTCTCGAAATTTTGGAAAAATATATTCCTTTGCTGCTATTCGACAGGTAACAACAATCCGCGCCTGATCGTATGCCCCAGCTAAATTTTCAATTGCCCTAATTACAGCTAAGCGACGACTTTCAATAAC
Coding sequences within:
- the dnaX gene encoding DNA polymerase III subunit gamma/tau: MGYEPLHHKYRPQIFADLVGQEAIAHTLTNALNTKRIAPAYLFTGARGTGKTSSARIMAKSLNCLSSDSPTPHPCGKCELCHSIANGNALDITEIDAASNTGVDNIRELIERAQFAPVKARFKVYIIDECLTGDTLVQTDTGLMRIDNQDLLGKQVLSYNEFLSTWEYKKVLRWLDRGVKPTLIIKTNQRSLQCTGNHLIRTESGWTAASNIKVGMNILSPAPVDAGKGLKSLNSYFKKVEDYRASCPTGSDIPTKKVTESGNAAQTIIVQQQEQSPLKYWDSSMAHYWEMLPLPTQISIVDSQELLGHTVINKKSGWNTKLVDCQNYAQISVLPRMMAMGISQSVAAPCAIPNSIPYLMWLSPQELPKTFLWNGLSKLLLKVWHGGIWMMERLCSPQREVQPFTYLQKDILGKKINLLNLGCSQSDMQLKFSPTQEELKPITTFAWGQMPVENGCQIYSNTLSPQWSTNLERVESVTVVGDEPVYDIEVEDNHNFVANGLLVHNCHMLSTAAFNALLKTLEEPPDRVTFILATTDPQRVLPTIISRCQRFDFRRIPLDSMVKHLGKIAANENINIHIEALTLVAQIAQGGLRDAESLLDQLSLLDGEITVEAVWDLVGSVPEQDLLSLIEAIATDHSTQLIDYVRRIMDRGREPLIVLQNLANVYRDLLIAKTASDRSDLVAMTSSGWERLVQLAQTLPTPNILLGQQHLRSAELQIRNSTQPRLWLEVTLMGLLPSAQGAIALSHPQSSNTFTSQATPPRNISPQPISQLTKQNPIPQASSNPKQDLPSVAPETISHLPIEQPVTKNSPETSIPASISLPNVEAPISSRNDDLNDFASVGYDLDQLWQNLLPMLPSPTRAIFVQMEARFLEVDTNSVKIGLGGKRDETTKNIAVQKRPELENACSQLLKRPIKVMFKFIASPSPSEQTQVQVPAPLPHSPAISPPPPSQNSQVPSPNPVIQPATAIAPPMPSINSSTNQPEPPAPTQPRGFAVLSEEERIVRNMAEFFNGQIIDLDEEANDQVSSEQIN
- a CDS encoding NACHT C-terminal helical domain 2-containing protein gives rise to the protein MQQSSPEILEELVSHLFDKKWREVFLLTVEMSPQRSANHLLLKMKIAIDNLLAEDEKLQSFLHWVNEKSIAVTSPYKLEAIRAYYLSFYCFSFSISFTFAGEKQYEMSRELALDLDLSSNIDRNITRKKKIQHFNIKNINQKYEFDLFRTIETYMILLVNRELLRKGDLSFISREDNDVITMLKLFDSLHYDESLDLINYIQLNLERELQTAFDHILKYTKTIKGDREYQCLQDLRDLMPDPNQNLDSFNSWWLTNAQEWTEKLRLLIIQYYNIGHEWKFTEEQEQKLNNYYKANQLLVECMKSDCNVSREVRQKIENTLLLPLLHPDNQT
- a CDS encoding DUF5615 family PIN-like protein; its protein translation is MKFLGDMGISPRTIALLREQGYDAIHLIEENLEKMTDPNILEKARQEERILLTVDLDFAQLLAISGESLPSVILFRLGNVSREVVNRHLLAIINDYATELTNGVIISVSDVSIRLRYLPI
- a CDS encoding DUF433 domain-containing protein, which gives rise to MKTIAGLDRITFDPKIMAGQACIRGMRIPVSVVINLIANGLSTAEIIEDYPYLEPEDIQQALRYAAWLTQERVIFWQIPQAV
- a CDS encoding DUF5615 family PIN-like protein, which gives rise to MFKLYADEQFPLPVVKILRALGYDILTVQDAGKAEQKIPDPEVLHYAISPNRAILTMNRRDFIRLHAQTPQHKGIVISRSSTNWEKIAQAIHNHLSQFETIEKQFIRIKLPSI
- a CDS encoding type II toxin-antitoxin system RelE/ParE family toxin, which produces MRELVLTPKFKRAFRKFVKRNSQLEPRLIQILQLMKEDVFATQLSTHSLQGKLAGLKACSCGYDCRILFTIEISEEQTEVIVLLDIGTHDEVY
- a CDS encoding DUF433 domain-containing protein, with the protein product MTLKELEPQLLALSPTEKSQAIQLILNSLLNSWHGIEKTLNVCGGDACIRNTRIPVWLLVSYQQQGLSDAKILEAYPTLNAVDLANAWIYAESHPQEIATAILENEAD